Proteins co-encoded in one Desulfitobacterium hafniense DCB-2 genomic window:
- the ilvE gene encoding branched-chain-amino-acid transaminase: MEKLIYLNGEFVTQAEAKISVFDHGFLYGDGIFEGIRAYHGRIFKCKEHLDRLYESAKTIMLNIGISKGEMEEVLCSTLRKNNLDNGYIRLVVSRGVGDLGLDPNNCVGASIICIADQIKIYPQEMYEQGLDVKTVAVRRTNPDSLSPRVKSLNYLNNIMAKIESTQAGVVEAIMLTQEGYVVEGTADNIFILRRGALLTPPLSSGCLEGVTRNAVIELAKKRGLEVREELFNRHDVYNAEECFLTGTAAELIPVVKADGRVIAEGQPGEIFKDLLKDFRALTLVDGVPINKA; the protein is encoded by the coding sequence ATGGAAAAACTGATTTATCTTAATGGTGAATTTGTAACCCAAGCTGAGGCCAAAATTTCGGTATTTGATCATGGTTTTTTATATGGGGATGGCATTTTTGAGGGTATTCGGGCCTATCATGGCCGCATATTTAAATGTAAAGAACATCTTGACCGTTTATATGAATCAGCTAAGACTATCATGCTGAATATCGGCATTTCCAAAGGGGAGATGGAAGAGGTCCTGTGCAGCACCCTGCGCAAAAATAACCTGGATAACGGCTATATCCGTCTGGTTGTGAGCCGGGGAGTGGGGGACTTGGGGCTCGACCCCAATAACTGTGTCGGCGCCAGCATTATCTGTATAGCGGACCAAATTAAAATCTACCCCCAGGAAATGTATGAGCAGGGATTGGACGTCAAAACCGTGGCCGTACGCCGGACCAACCCGGATTCCCTTAGCCCCCGGGTGAAATCCTTGAATTACCTCAATAATATTATGGCCAAAATCGAATCCACCCAAGCCGGTGTAGTGGAAGCCATTATGCTGACCCAAGAAGGCTATGTGGTGGAAGGCACCGCCGATAACATTTTCATCCTCCGCCGGGGAGCATTGCTCACCCCCCCTCTGTCATCAGGATGTTTAGAGGGTGTTACCCGCAACGCCGTCATCGAACTGGCCAAAAAGAGAGGGCTTGAAGTCCGGGAAGAGCTGTTTAACCGCCATGATGTCTATAACGCAGAGGAATGCTTCTTAACCGGTACGGCAGCCGAATTAATTCCTGTGGTTAAAGCCGACGGCCGCGTGATCGCAGAGGGCCAGCCTGGTGAAATTTTTAAAGATCTCCTGAAGGATTTCCGGGCTTTGACCTTAGTGGACGGGGTGCCGATTAATAAAGCATAA